CAGGGCATTTGTTGTAGTGGATGGGCATTTGTGACCCCAGAAAAGACCAAGTTCTCTCCATCCCCTGAAGCGAACCAGAACTTGCTCACCCAACAACCCTGTGGGAAAACAGAGCAAGTGTTTCGATGCCCTGTGTGAGGTGCATAGTTGTGTCCCGAGGACCCTCTGTGCTAGGTCCCTTGGGCACATAAGCAGCTGTCTCTTAATCGTGTCTTGTTTCTAGCAGAATCAAGAGAAGCTTAGGGCCTGTGAGGTTTTCCAAACCCCTTCAATTAATTTCTGGCACATAGGGTTCACAGAACTTGCCTGAATTTATGAcccatttttcctttaaatgcatGACTTTTTTTCCAAGGATGATTCAATTTCTTAATGTTTTTCTAGCTAAAGGGCATCCTGTGCTTTGATATGGGGATGAGAGAGGTTCTGAAAGCTCTTCTGGCATCAGGAGCAGACCCTCTCATCTTGGGGTGCTGCATCTTCTCCAGAGCTCTCCCAGGCACAGCAGGCACCAGGAACATTGTTCAGTTGAACTTTAGACCTCTCGCAGCTTTAGGAAGCAGTGCAAGGTTTTTCGCTGGTCTCGGTTGCTGATGTTTATGTGGGCATGCCATTAAAAAGGTGCTCTGCCTTCAAGCCAGTGTTTAAAGGTTAGGGTCACAGTCATTTCCAAAACTGCAATTAGCTCATGTGCTTGGCAAGCTCTGTTTTTATAGCAACTTTCCGGTCATATAAATACCAAATCATCGTTTTTATCCagtatgctttttttaaaataatttttaaagctgcCAAATTTGCTCTATGTGATTTTGAAAGAGAAGGCTGCCTCTGGCTAAGACCACACATGCCAAATAATGAATTTGTGTAGGCTGCTCAAATGTTTGGGCAGCATTTACAGTACCCTAGATGAAAGGCACTACGGAAGTGCAAAGtaccattatttttatttttgctacttTTGTCTACCTCTGAGAACGGGGTTAGGATTGGGCTGACGCTTTCAACCTAATGATGGCACCACATAGCACGGTGCCACGGTGTGTGGGCTGGAAGCAGAGACTAGACCAAGCATCCCGAGAGTCAGGAGAACGCAAGAGAGATTTTAAATCTGTTCACCACGGTTTTGAGAATGGCATCCGCCTTCCAAAATCTCGCACACAGAATGGCCAGGGAGTTTGCTAGCCAGAAGAAGTCTAACCAGGCCTTGCCACCCAGAGTGGACCGGATGGGACGGGCAGCAAAGCCTCCAGGACTTGTCCCGCCACTCAACTGCTCTGTGTGGAGATGGGAACACCTTCCTCTCTGCTCCAGATTTGAGCTGTCTCCTGCATTACACAGCAAGCAGGAGTCCCTGGAGAGCAGAAACTGTCCTGTCTGCACAGCCCTTCGAATGTAGGTCAACGAAAAGCTGTGCTGCGCTATTTTGGCCACCGTGGCAGTAATCCAGAGCAGTCTGAGCAGTGCTTGTGCTATGGTCCTTCCCCGCTCAGTTATGACTGTGTCCTGGGGAGCAAATCTGTGGGCACTCTCAAGAAGCAGTTGCCTTGCTTCACCTGAAAGgcactttcttttcctgctttgtaTCTCAGTGGATACAAAGGCATCTGCTGTAGACCAAACCCACCTCATTCCCCTGCAAGCAGTTACTGAAACGCTGCTCAGACTGAGGTCCAAGTGGCCAGCCTGGGCTCAGGGGAGCCCCAGATAGTCTGTCCGCACCTGAGAGCAGTGCCAGGGGTGATGTGGGTTTGCTGCCATGAGCCTGTGGTGCTACTGGAGGGGCTGTCACCTCTCAAAGCCTGTCCGGGGGACCAGTTTCTTAAGCGCAATGTGGTTAAGCTAGAACCTGTGCCCTCCTGGCAGCTGCGGTCTGGCTCTCAGCCAGGCTTTGCAGGTGCTACTTGCTCTTCCGCCAGCCTCAGCTTGCAGACACATGCCAAGAGAGCGGTAGTCTGAGTAACCGGTGCTTCCTGAGGGCCCTGGACGTGCATTTGGCACCTCCAGCCAAGGAGCCCTGGGCGCTGTGCAGATACAGGCTGTCTGCCCTGCCCACCCTGGCCGGCAGGTCTGGACGTACTGTCAAGGAGGCTCATGGCTCCTTTGATGCATTTTTCCTCCCTACCACCAACCGGTTCACTTTACTGCCAGCGCCAGACGCTGGAAGGGACAGGCCAACCCCCTCATCCGTCACCTCTGGTGGAACCTGAGCTGCACCCCTCGCCAGGGCGGCCTGGCACCCAGAGCAGCATCTAGCACCAGCGATGGTGCTGAGCCCAGGTTGAGCGCTGTGAGCTGGCACTGAGCAGGTCACTTGTGTTTTTGCATGGCAGGTTGAAGCCCCAGAAGAGACCAGGCAGCGGTGCGTCCCAGCCGTGCGAGAACATCGTGGTCGCTTACTACTTCTGCGGAGAGCCGATCCCTTACCGCACCCTCGTCAAAGGGCGGGTGGTGACGCTGGGACAGTTCAAGGAGCTGCTGACCAAGAAAGGGAACTACAGGTAAGGGTTGCTCCCCGTGCACAGCGTAGTACTGGCTGGACCATTGGTGACCTCCGGCAGGTACCGCTGCCGGGCCATGGTGGAGGTGCTGCGTGGCGGCTGCAGCAGGTGAGCGAGCATGGTGGAGGTAGgtcagcagggctcctggaggtcCAGATGTCCTTCTAGGAGGTCTCCCTCATGAGCCCAGGAGGTCTCCAACGTGAATGAGGCACCACGGTGAAGGCGCCTGGGTTGCTAGGGGAGCTTCCTGCACTTGAGAAAAATAAGTCCAGAAGTGTGCTGGGATCTGATTTTAAATAAGGGCAGGAGCCTTAATTGCAGCAGGAATCCTGCCCGTGTCATGGAAGCAGGCTTGTCTTTGGTTTTGGATGCTAAGGTTTGGTTGTTGAAGGGCCTGGGTACAGGGACATGGGAGATTGGGTTTTGTACCAAAAATGCTCTCGACAGTTTGGACCTTAAATAGAAGCTACTGAATTGCTCTGCAGGTCCCCAGCGGGGTCCTGGGCTGGTGATGAGCAGCATCTGTCCGTGCTCAGTGATGCTGGGGTTGCCAGAAGAGGACTTAGCAGGGGGGCCCTCCCAACTTCCAGAGCCATTCCAGCTCCTCCCAAACTTTCCCCCAGTGAGGACAGGGAGGTTGGGCCCTGCCAGCGTCCCAAAGCAGCCATCTTCTGCGTAGAAGCCAGGCATGACGTGTAGCTCTCCAAGTAACTGTTTTCAAGCTGGAGATGCCTTGGGAAGGTCAGCCTCAAAACATTTTAGGGCTCCACCAACATGGTCACCTCTAGTCACTGCTTTCGTGAGAGCTGTGACCGCGCTTGCATTTAGGGCTTGTGCTCCTGAATGCGCCAGCATTAATCCTGACCACTGTCCCTCTGGTTTTGCAGGTATTACTTTAAGAAAGTGAGTGACGAGTTCGACTGCGGCGTGGTCTTCGAGGAGGTGCGGGAGGATGACACCATTCTGCCCATCTTCGAAGAGAAGATCATCGGGAAGGTGGAAAAGATCGATTAGGCCCCGAGGCTGCAAAGCCGTAAGGAAAGGACTGTGAAAGACTCTGGGACCGGAGGAGCAGGTCTGGGGCGGATGCTGGCGGTGCTACTCCAGCGGCGCCGGGCACCGGGCCACCCCGGGGCGGAGGGCGGCAGCCCTGCTCTTCGCGAGGACCTGGGCAAGCTCTGTGTTGCCAGTGGAAGTCGTTTCACCCCACGAACCTGCCAGTGGGAGCCCTGGCCCGGGCTCCCTCTCCATACCGAATATAAGTGTAATGTAGCATTGTACAGTGCATTAGAAAGTGTAATATGACCTTGTTTACTAAAGCTGCATATTTTTGATATAttgtaataaaaggaaaatatttccaatGTCACAGTGCTCTTATGTAAATGTAAAACGTACAGGTACTGCGGAACTCGCCCAAAGTGTACAGCCCTCCGTCAAACTCAGCGTGGTCCTCGCTTTCACGTCACCCTTCCCCGTCCCCTCCACGCGGATGGCTTCTCACCGCCGCTGCTGCGCGCCGGGGCAGAGCGCGCCCTTTCCAGCGAGCCGCTGTCCCCCGCGCTGACGTGGAAGTCGCCGCTCCGCTCCGAAGGGGCCCGCCGCCGCGTTTCCAGCTTGCCTCTGAAGATTATCGAGCCATTTCAAACAAGTCGGGGTCTCGTCGCTGGCAGGTTTGGCTCCTGGACCTGGTAGGATGGTTTTTCTCCTGAGCTTTCTTGCCACTGAGTAAACGCTGGAGGGGAAGAAGCGTCTCTGCCAGCTCTCCATGCCCGGGGGCTTCCCCTGGTCCCTTCTCGCAGAGCCACCGGGTGGCCGGCAGCAAGCTGCCCAGGGAGCGCCGCGGGCGCAGGCTGTGAGCGAGGGCCGGCTCCTGCTCGGTGCTGAGTGGCCGGGACGGCAGGCTGAGCGCTGGGCTCCCCCGTCCCGGGCACTGCTCCTGGGCGATGGTGGCACCGAGCATGTTGGCCTCCTGGGGGGACCCTGCTGCTGGCGTCAGCCCGCCGGTGCCGAGATCAGGCTTCGGTCAGGGGGGTCTTTTCAGGGAAAATGTAGTAGGGGAGGAAACCGATGAGACAGGTTCAGTCTGAGGACAAAACCCCCCTTTTTGGTcagtcctgtggagcttctgtgCCTTGGGGAGGCACCAGgagggccctgcagccccctccggTGCCCACGGCAAAGGGAGCTGTCGATGCCACTTCGGGGGGCTCTTGTAGTCCCCCAAACGGGCAGTGCTGCAGGTGGCACCTGGGACACCTCCTGTGCGCCCTGCccgctgctccctgccagcccgggGGCTGCCCTGCGCCGGCGTCCCCAGGTCCCCGCCGGCTCCTGCCGGGCGACCAGCCCTTTGCCCACCCGTGGGAACCACAGGGACCCCCTCGCCCCCTGCCGGCCTGCGTTTTGGGGGCTTCCGCGCTGGCACCCGCCCTGCCGCCGCGCACCCCGGCCCCGAGGGCTGAGCGGGGACTCGGCTCAGCCTGTTGTATATGTCACCGAGTGCCTTTTAACCACGCTTCTGTGACCTGCCGATCACTACGTGAAGCCCAGCAAAATCTGCAATCGTTTCAGCCAGGGAACAGCGTTACGAacgtttttcctccccctttttttttttaagttctgatCGTGTCGTGTCCGGTGAGGTTGTTAACATGCCTGGGATTTCcgcctcccccttttttcccggGGAGGGTCCCCTGTAAATATGTACGTTTGCTAAGCGCAGCGTCCTCCCGCGGCCCCGGTGGCGTCTCCTGCGCGTTCTCCTGTGCCGACTTGTACGATGACCTTTTCGAAGGCACTTgggtaaaatgaaataaaaccccGCATCCCACCGGCTGCTGGTTTCTTCCTTCGCCGCGGAGCAGAGACGTCCAGGCCGCCGGTGGCTGGGTGAGCGCTTGGGCGGCGCGCGGGTGGGAGAGGGCAGGCGCCGCTTCAGCCTGGGGGCTTGGGCGCGCGTCCCGGTTGGGGAAGCCGCGGGCTCCCTCGAGGGGTGCCGCGGGGGGGAACGGGCTGCGCTCAGCCCGGCGGGGCCCCGGGAGGCCCCCAGCGTAGCGGCAcaaggcctgggggcagcaggcccagggagaggggctggggggagcccGGGGCTGGCGGAGGCTGCGAGCCGGGCGCTGGCGAGGCCCGGGAGCGCCGTCGGGAGCCCTGCGGTGCTCTCGTCTCGCCTTGCCCGGCTCTGACGgcagcccgggggctgctgcccggCCGCGGAGGCCGGGCCCGGGTGGGGGAGGCTGCGGGGGAGCCCCGGAGGAGGAACCCCGGCTGGTTCCTTGCGGCAGCCCCCCGTCGCCTGCGCCGGCACAGCCCGGGCCGGGGTCCCGCCACAGCGCGAGGGCCGGCGCTGACGTCTGCCGCCCGAGCTGGCCGGCGCAGGTGAGAGTCGCGGCAGGATGGGGCTGCACTGGGCCCAGCACCCGCCGGGAGGCCAAGGGACCCCGGCAGGATCCCCCCCACGCCCAGGGCTAGGGGCTGGGGTGCGCTGGGGGGCCCCCCAGGCCGAGGTTTGCAGTGCCAGGACGGGGCAAAGGCAGGGTGCCTGGGGTCCTGCTGGGAGCCTGCCGAGCCCAGGGGTCCCCGTGGCGGTCCAAGGCACCCAGCGCCTTAGGAGAGGCTTAGGGAGGCCAACGGCGCGGGGCAGAGCGCTGCCCTGCCCCGGCCTGTCGCCCGCAGCcgcaggcaggagacctgctgGGTTCAGCAGACCCCGGGGGCTTTGCCCTGCACCCCCCGGCGGGCTCGACGCcatcccccagcacagcccccaggcacCCAGCGCTGCCATAAACCCCGGGTACCCCGTGCCCGAGCCCAGCACGCTGTGCCACGTCCCCAGGACATGCGGGCAGCTCAACGTGTGCCATTAACTGCTCTCCCCCATGCCGGGCAGCACGGACATGCTGGCTCTCTGGGTGAGCAGGGGCCACCTGCACAGCTGGAGCCACAGCTGGAGACACAGACCAGAGCTTGCATCGTTTCCAGGTCATTTATAGCACGTGGCCGAGCAGGACAGGGCTCACAACTCGTCTCTGGTTTCGGCCGTGCCCGGAGGACTTGGCTCCTCTGTGTCCGTGGTGTTCTTGGGGGTCTCGGGCACCTGGAGAAGGCAGCAGTGAGACGTGGATGGACGGGtgccccatccctgtcccatgGGGCAGAGAAGCAGGGTTCGTCCCCACGGGGGCCCACTGGGGACCCTCGCTCCTGCCCGGCAGAGGGCTGGGGCCCCCCTCGGGCGTGTGGGGGTCCCCAGGcctggggcagggggacactACTAACCACAGGTGGCTCCTCGGGCAGCGTCCCCCCGTTCTCCAGGAACTTGGAGAAGGTCTCCACGTCACGGTTGCTCTTGTACTCGATCATCTGGAGCCACAGGAAAGAAGGGAGCAGAGCAGTGATGCCCGGGTCTGGCCCTGTCCCCTGGCTGCCAGGAGAGCCAGGTGGCCCTGCAGGGACCCCCAACCGGGGCGCCTGGCCCTACCTTCCTGCCTGGCCCGGCGGGGTAGTAGTGCAGCGTGGGGTAGCCGCGGATGGTGATGTTCTCCAGCTCGTTGGCCGTGGCGTCCATCTCAGCGATGACAATGTCCTCGTGGTCCTTGTAGCGCTCGCCCAGCTCCTCCCAGGCAGCAGCCATCTCCTTGCAGTGGCTGCACCACGGTGCGTCTGCAGGACACGGGCAATGCCGGAGGGGGACGTGGGGCCAGGGGCGTCCCCCCGCCGTGCCCACACCCTGCAGTGCCCAGGCGCAGGGGCTGCAGGGATCGGGGGCAGCATCCCACCAGCAAGGGGACGGAGCCAGGCTGCGGAGGAGGGAAGAAGCCCAGGGGCGCTGCCAGGGCCTGCGAGGGCCGGGCCGGCCCCGGGCTGCCACGCCGGCACTTACAGAACTTGACGAAGACGTTCTTGGTCTCGTCGAACACCACCTGCTCGAAGGTCTTCCCCACGAGGACTTTAACCGGCTTCGTGTCCCAGTCCTCGGGGGGCTCCGCGCTCAgcagccggggctgcggggagagACAGGACGGCGACAGCCAGTGGTGAGTGGTGCAGGGGCCTGGCTGTGGCACAAGcgctcgggggccagggagggatGGGGCTTCAGGGCCCTGAGCCTGCGGCCCCATCACAGCCAGGCAGTGCCAGGACCCGGAACCAGACACCTCCACGCATCCCCGTGGCACCTGGCCCTGGTGAATGCTTCCTTTCTGCCTTTTGGACCACCCCTTCCCCCTCTGCCACCCTCCCATCCCTGTGAGTCTCCACATTTCTGGTACTTGGAgggtggggggtgggagggggttgTCACCTGGCTCCTTTCCCCTAACACCCTCCAAGCCTCTGGTCTGGCTATCATTAGGCTTCAGAGTTAACAGCCCAGCGCTTGCCCTGGGAAGCACCCTTATCGCTGGCTGGCACTAGCTGCCACACTCAGGACTCCCAGACACCTGGCACGGGACGGCCAGGCCCGAGCGGCGCTGTCCTCACCTTCACCTTGCCATCCAGCACGGCCTGGACGAAGGCGCGCACGGCCGAGGCCGAGAAGGCGTCCTCCTCCATCTGGTACTTCCTGTTGGTCTCCATCTTGACGAGGCGCAGCGTGGGGGCGTCGGCCGGCGTCAGGCCGAAGAAGGGCAGCACGCCGGCGCCGTACCCGCTCACGTCGACGAGCACGAAGAGGacctgcgcgggggcggcgggggggagacgggcaggggggctgcgggcgccgcggggcccccgagcccggcgcggggccgcccctcaCCTCGCCCCGGAAAGCGGCGGCCGCCTCGCGGAAAGCGTCCCGCAGCTCCAGCTGCGCCGCCTCCGTCTTGTTGAGGAAGAGCAGCATGTGGTGGGGGATTTGGGCGCCGAAGATCCTGTCGGAGGTCTGGGGAGAGGCGGAGGCCGGtgaggggacggggacgggatggggacggggatggggatggggacggggacaggccGCACCTCGCTGCTGAACTCCATCACCAGCTCCAGGCTGTGCACGCGGATGAAGCGGGTGAGCTCGGCCGCGTCGAGGCCCCGCGCCGGGTCCAGGGGGAAGTCGGCCCGCTCCTCGTCGAACTGCGCCGGCGAGGCGGAGGGGCTGGGCGAGGCCGGCCGGgaccccgccaccgccgccaccgccaccgccacgccgccccccccggccccgctcaccttcTTGAAGAGGCAGACGGTGTCGGCGGCGAGCCCGTACGCCTCGAAGAGCTCGGCCGCCTCGGCGGCGCCGAACGCCACGTCCACCAGGTCGCCGGCGAGCTCGTAAAACGCCCGGGCGGCTTCGCCCCGCAGGTCCtgcgcggccgcccgccgtgAGCGCCCCCAGCCGCGGGCACCCCcggccggcccctccgcgcccgtGCCCACCTTGAAGAAGCCCACCACGGCCACGTCCTGCGAGCCGacgaaggcggcggcggcggcggcgtcccgcAGCAGcacggcgctggggccggcgcgcCGCTGCATCCAGCGCACGATGCCCTGGGCGTCCAGGCGGCCTGGGCACGCGGAGCAGGGCCGCCGGCATCACCACCGGCCGGCTGGCACCGCCGGGGCACCTGCCTGCCGTCACCGCGTGGCCACGCCGCTTGCCACCACTGCATGGCCACCCACCCGCCACCGCTGCAGTGTCAGCCCATGCGCCGGCGCCACGTTGTCCCCTACTCACCACCACTGCATTGCAAGCCACTCACTGTCACCGCGTGGCCACCTGCCCACGGTCACTGCAGTGGCACCCGGTCACCATCACAGCATTGGCACACACCCACACACTCATCACCGCCATCCTGTCACCCAGTCACCGTCACCATATTGCTGCTCATTCACCATCACCCCACTTGCCATCACCCACTCACCGTCAGCACTCTGCCACCCCACCGTCCCCCTATTGCCACCCGTTCGCCATCCCCACACTGTCACCATCACCACTGCCACCCACGCGCCGTCCCCACCACGTCACCCACTGCCTGTCACCCATCCACACCACTGCGATGCCACCCGCCTCCCCCCATCCCAGTACTCCCCGGCCAGGCCACCCCAAGCACCCGTCCCAGCACCCCGTGTCCCCCTGCCGCGGGCGCCGCAGCCGCCCCATGCCCATGCGGTGCCGTGGCCCTACCGGTGTAGGCGACAGGGTGCGTGCGGTTGCCATCGCGGAAGAGCTTGAGGGTGGGGTAGGCGGTGATGCCGAACTCGTCGCTGAGGGCCACCTGCGCCGGGGCGTCCACCTTGGCCAGCCGCAGCTCCCCGGACTCGTTCCTCAGGATGGCGGCAGCCCGGGCAAACTGCGGGGCCAGGGCCTGGCAGTGCCCGCACCACGGCGCGTCTGCGGGACACGGAGGCGGTCGGCCACCGCGCTGCCCCTGCCACCCGAGGGTGCCCAGGTACCACGCtccgggctggggggggtccttgTCACCCCGGGCTAGGGGAGTCCCCAGGTGTGGGGGCTTCTTGGCTGGCTGGTGGCCAGGGGTGTGGTATGGCCACGTGAGCCCTGGTGGGCTCCTGCACATGCCCCATGCCCCTCATCCGTGCCCTGTTCCCCTGGCccatgtcccctgcccctcatCCATGCCCTGGTCCATGCTCCATGTCCCTACCCCATGTCTCATGCCCTGTGCCCCAGCCCATGCTCCATGTCCCTGCCCCATGTCCTGTGCCCCTGTCCCACGCCTTGTGCCCTTGCCCCGTGTCCCATGCCCTATGTCCTGTGCCATGTGTCCTTGCCCCATTCCCCAttcccctgccccatggcccgtGCCCCTGCACCTGGTCCATGCCCTGTGCCCCTGCCCCATGCCCCTGCCCCATGCCCCTGCCCCATGTCTGATGCCCGATTCCCCTGCACTATGCCATGTCCCATCCCATGCCTTGTGCCCTTGACCTATGTCATGTGCCCCTGCCCCATGTCTCATGTCCCCTGCACCTGGCCCATGCCCCATGTCTCTTGCCCTGTGCCCCAGCCCATGCTCCATGTCCGATGCcctgtgcccctgccccagcccctgccccatgtCATGTGCCCCTGCCCTGTGTCCCATGCCATGTGCCCCTGCCCCACGTCCCATATCCCATGGCCCACACCTCTGCCCCATGTCCCATGCCATGTGCCCCTGCTCCATGCCCCGTGTCCCTGCCCCTTGTCCCATGCCCTGTGCTGTGGCCCCTGCCATGCCCGGTGCCCATGTCCTATGCCCTGTACCCCTGCCCATACACCTTGCTGCTCCCCTGTGCTCCATACACATGTCCCTGTCCCTCCCCTGCGCTCCCTGCGCTGTACCCCATGCCTGGTACCACTGCACgtacccctgcccctgcccccacgcCGTAACCCAGGCCCCCTATTCCTGCCTGTGCGCgtgcctctgcccctgccccgcACCCCTGCCGCTGCCTGTATGTGTGCCCCTGCCTGCACGCGTGCCCCTAGCccgggccctgcccctgcccctgcccctgcccctgccctgcccgtaTGTGGGACCTGCCCGGCACCCCTGCCCGTACGTGCGCCCCTGCCCCGCACCCGGCCCTGCCCACGCCGGGCACTCACAAAACTCCACCAGCAGCAGCCGGTGCTCACGCAGCGCCCGGGCAAAGTTGTGCTCGTGGAGCACCAGGACGCCGTCCTCTTCCCCCAGCTCATCCGAGAGCACTTcatccacctcctcctcctcctcctccactgccACCTCCCCGTCCTCCGCCTCGCCCCCCGGCCCCTTGCtggccccccgggccgggcccagcCAGGCCAGCGCCAGCACCAAGAGCCAAAGCCGCCGGGCCCCGGAGCCCCgcatggcgccgccgccgcctcggccacGGCCGGTGCCGGGCGCCGGGGCAGATAAGGGCCGCGGCGCGGGAGGTGCCGGTGCGCAGGGGCTCGTGGCCCTCCGCTACTGGCTGCCGGCACCGCAGATAAGGCAGCGGGAGCAGGTGGCTGTTTTCCAGCGGCtgcggcgatggcggcggcggcggcagggccggggccttcccacgcagccccggc
This region of Apteryx mantelli isolate bAptMan1 chromosome 16, bAptMan1.hap1, whole genome shotgun sequence genomic DNA includes:
- the PDIA2 gene encoding protein disulfide-isomerase A2, with the protein product MRGSGARRLWLLVLALAWLGPARGASKGPGGEAEDGEVAVEEEEEEVDEVLSDELGEEDGVLVLHEHNFARALREHRLLLVEFYAPWCGHCQALAPQFARAAAILRNESGELRLAKVDAPAQVALSDEFGITAYPTLKLFRDGNRTHPVAYTGRLDAQGIVRWMQRRAGPSAVLLRDAAAAAAFVGSQDVAVVGFFKDLRGEAARAFYELAGDLVDVAFGAAEAAELFEAYGLAADTVCLFKKFDEERADFPLDPARGLDAAELTRFIRVHSLELVMEFSSETSDRIFGAQIPHHMLLFLNKTEAAQLELRDAFREAAAAFRGEVLFVLVDVSGYGAGVLPFFGLTPADAPTLRLVKMETNRKYQMEEDAFSASAVRAFVQAVLDGKVKPRLLSAEPPEDWDTKPVKVLVGKTFEQVVFDETKNVFVKFYAPWCSHCKEMAAAWEELGERYKDHEDIVIAEMDATANELENITIRGYPTLHYYPAGPGRKMIEYKSNRDVETFSKFLENGGTLPEEPPVVPETPKNTTDTEEPSPPGTAETRDEL